One window of the Rhodococcus sovatensis genome contains the following:
- a CDS encoding alpha/beta hydrolase has protein sequence MRRLRPRPSVRGVRFAGKYAVAAASLAMLPMAAGGFSASADPVTDSGDLYAYPTTSNGSKITHTKVMDDQHLIVYVYSAAMDKEVPLDVWRPADTSVPRPTLYLLNGAGGGEDSATWRFRTDAIDFFADKNVNVVSPVGGKWSFYTDWKQEDPVLGVNKWSTFLTEELPPLIDAGLGTNGVNSIAGLSSSGTSVLQLAINAPGLYKGVAAYSGCAQTSDPIGQQFVKLTTETWGGGNTVNMWGPPTDPLWVENDPYVHAERLRGLELYISNGNGLPGQNDTLNGPGIDGDPAALANQVVVGGVIEAATNYCAHNLANKLGELGIPATVNFRDSGSHSWGYWQDDLKNSWPVLARSLGI, from the coding sequence ATGCGCAGACTCCGTCCACGTCCTTCGGTCCGGGGGGTCCGATTCGCGGGCAAGTATGCCGTGGCAGCGGCGTCATTGGCGATGCTGCCGATGGCCGCAGGTGGTTTCTCGGCCTCCGCTGATCCCGTCACCGACAGTGGTGACCTCTACGCGTACCCAACCACGTCCAACGGGTCCAAGATCACCCACACGAAGGTGATGGACGATCAGCATCTGATCGTTTACGTCTACTCCGCAGCGATGGACAAGGAAGTTCCGCTCGATGTGTGGCGTCCAGCGGACACAAGCGTTCCTCGGCCCACCCTGTACCTCCTCAACGGCGCGGGCGGTGGCGAAGACAGTGCTACTTGGCGTTTCCGAACGGACGCAATCGACTTCTTCGCCGACAAGAACGTCAATGTGGTGTCACCCGTCGGTGGCAAGTGGAGCTTCTACACCGACTGGAAGCAGGAAGATCCTGTTCTCGGCGTGAACAAATGGTCTACGTTCCTCACCGAGGAGCTACCGCCGCTGATCGATGCCGGTCTCGGTACCAACGGGGTCAATTCGATCGCCGGTCTGTCCTCTTCGGGAACCTCGGTGCTGCAGTTGGCGATCAACGCACCAGGACTGTACAAGGGAGTCGCCGCCTACAGCGGGTGTGCCCAGACGAGTGACCCGATCGGGCAGCAGTTCGTCAAGCTCACTACCGAAACCTGGGGTGGTGGCAACACAGTCAACATGTGGGGGCCGCCCACCGACCCGCTGTGGGTGGAGAACGATCCGTACGTGCACGCCGAACGCCTTCGAGGCCTCGAGCTGTACATCTCCAACGGCAACGGACTGCCAGGACAGAACGACACCCTGAACGGTCCCGGGATCGACGGCGATCCTGCTGCGCTGGCCAATCAGGTCGTCGTCGGCGGAGTCATCGAGGCCGCGACGAACTACTGTGCTCATAACTTGGCGAACAAGTTGGGTGAGCTCGGTATACCCGCGACGGTCAATTTCCGTGATTCCGGTAGCCACTCGTGGGGCTATTGGCAGGACGACCTGAAGAACTCATGGCCGGTGCTGGCACGATCGCTGGGAATCTGA